The following coding sequences lie in one Bacillota bacterium genomic window:
- the trpB gene encoding tryptophan synthase subunit beta: protein MSGLANERFSLPDERGYFGPFGGRFVPEVLIPALEELDQAYREAREDAAFQQEFEEHSRRWSGRPTPLWFARRLSQNCGGARVYLKREDLAHTGAHKINNALGQALLARRMGKKRIIAETGAGQHGVAVAAACAMLGLECVVYMGEEDVRRQALNVFRMRLLGAEVRPVAAGSKTLKDAINEAFRDWVTNVRTTHYLLGSVVGPHPYPMMVRDFQSVIGREAREQMLALLGRLPDYVVACVGGGSNAMGIFHAFLADPEVNLVGVEAGGKGLETGQHAASLVAGRVGVLHGAKSYVLQDEAGQIGATHSISAGLDYPGVGPEHSYLKETGRVKYVAVGDRQALEAFELLCRTEGIVPALEPAHAVAYAAELAASLDGDRVILVNLSGRGDKDMDIVAGARGVKL, encoded by the coding sequence ATGAGTGGGTTGGCGAATGAGCGCTTTTCGCTCCCCGACGAAAGGGGATACTTCGGCCCCTTCGGGGGGAGGTTTGTCCCTGAGGTCCTGATCCCGGCCCTGGAAGAGCTTGATCAGGCTTACCGGGAGGCCAGGGAGGATGCGGCCTTCCAGCAGGAGTTCGAGGAGCACTCGCGCCGCTGGTCGGGGCGGCCCACTCCCCTGTGGTTCGCCCGACGGCTCAGCCAAAACTGCGGAGGAGCCCGCGTCTACCTCAAGCGCGAGGATCTGGCCCACACCGGCGCCCATAAGATCAACAACGCTCTGGGCCAGGCGCTGCTTGCCAGGAGGATGGGCAAGAAACGGATCATCGCGGAAACGGGAGCCGGGCAGCACGGGGTAGCGGTGGCGGCGGCCTGCGCCATGCTGGGGCTAGAGTGCGTGGTGTACATGGGCGAGGAAGACGTCCGCCGACAGGCTCTCAACGTGTTCCGCATGCGCCTGCTGGGGGCGGAGGTCAGGCCGGTGGCGGCCGGGAGCAAGACGTTGAAGGACGCCATCAACGAGGCCTTCCGCGACTGGGTGACCAACGTCCGCACCACCCATTACCTCCTCGGTTCCGTGGTGGGGCCCCACCCTTACCCCATGATGGTGCGTGACTTCCAGTCGGTCATCGGCCGGGAAGCCAGGGAGCAGATGTTGGCGTTGCTCGGCCGCCTCCCCGATTACGTGGTGGCCTGCGTGGGAGGCGGCTCCAACGCCATGGGCATCTTCCACGCTTTCCTGGCCGACCCCGAGGTGAATCTGGTGGGGGTGGAAGCCGGCGGGAAGGGACTGGAGACCGGCCAGCACGCCGCCTCGCTCGTCGCGGGGCGGGTGGGGGTGTTGCACGGAGCCAAGTCCTACGTGCTGCAGGACGAGGCCGGCCAGATCGGTGCCACCCACAGCATTTCCGCCGGCCTGGACTACCCCGGGGTGGGACCCGAGCACAGTTACCTGAAGGAAACCGGTCGGGTGAAATACGTGGCGGTGGGCGACCGGCAGGCGCTGGAGGCCTTCGAGCTCCTCTGTCGGACGGAGGGCATCGTGCCGGCCCTGGAGCCGGCCCACGCCGTGGCCTACGCGGCGGAGCTGGCCGCCTCCCTGGATGGGGACCGGGTTATCCTCGTCAACCTTTCCGGCCGGGGGGACAAGGATATGGACATCGTGGCCGGGGCGAGGGGGGTGAAACTATGA